One genomic segment of Anaerotignum faecicola includes these proteins:
- a CDS encoding stalk domain-containing protein, which produces MNWKKWISIAAAVCLAVTAVPMRAVAQEELLQEKMLEEIKEEIKEEIKEELKEEPKEEKEELKEEKEEKEEKEELQEQSDEKIEPQEESKKELLKGISLLMEGENSTAVSGNEAADFAGEGTEKNPYEIRNAEDLKLLAKNVNNGEKYEDKHFQLTADIDLENKEWTPIGTEDTLFQGTFDGGRHQIANLKISNGVEYAGLFGNVWGATIQNCNVTGEINGYNHTGGIVGYANNNTYILNCSFQGNVEGNGEDKGGIVGHTSIGCDVSGCYVTGTVTGGSAVGGIAGWGVGTIKNCYALADVTAAGYNAGGIAGYYCSNFTIENCYYSGRVSASWSAGGIAGTALGGTIQNCVSLAESVTGSNANRIAGYKNGGTLTANYAWNGTKVNNATVPAENAGGVNGADLTYAGGTLSPQFSAIFGNNSAWEFTDNGLPILKDTGGTQSAYLPPYLTGEGFYGKGTAENPYEIRNVNDLKLLAEKVNSGTDYAGKYFKQTADIDLENEPNWTPIGKSNNPFKGTFDGDGHQITNLKITGGSYAGLFGYTKGAVIKNCNVTGEVNGSNYSGGIVGYANDNTHILNCSFQGDVEGTGAYVGGIVGNTSSGCEVSGCFVTGKVEGSESVGGIAGWGAGKIKNCYALADVTAAGDSAGGIAGYAFDVTITIENCYYSGNVSAKNYNYAGGIAGTALGGTIQNCVSLAESVTGGDLVNRIVGYVGSNANVTLTNNYSYNRTKLVINGKPAYPTGGAENNVNGADVYISNGRVMKDVPNQTLFDWAANGFTEENGWSIPTKAGKLPSLREGEYPALPDRPEEPVPTKKRSGGGGTAPQTYTAQFDTNGGSAVDKVKTDKNGKIERPADPTKEGYIFVGWYSDSKLTKPFDFSAELTANSTLYAKWKENNEIILTIGSQKISVFGREIQNDVAPKIVNDRTMLPIRIVAESLGGTVTWNGELQRVTIQKGADVILITIGADTAYVNGTAVKLDAAAFVENGRTYLPLRFVSETLGAQVAWNEAEKTVTITK; this is translated from the coding sequence ATGAATTGGAAGAAATGGATAAGCATTGCGGCGGCAGTATGCCTTGCGGTAACGGCGGTGCCGATGCGTGCCGTGGCGCAGGAGGAGCTATTGCAGGAGAAAATGCTTGAGGAAATCAAGGAGGAAATCAAGGAGGAAATCAAGGAGGAACTGAAAGAGGAACCGAAAGAGGAAAAAGAAGAACTGAAAGAGGAAAAAGAAGAAAAAGAAGAAAAAGAGGAATTGCAGGAGCAGTCTGACGAGAAAATCGAGCCGCAGGAGGAAAGCAAGAAAGAGCTGCTGAAAGGAATTTCTCTGCTGATGGAAGGAGAAAACAGCACAGCGGTATCCGGAAATGAAGCTGCGGATTTTGCAGGGGAAGGCACAGAGAAAAACCCTTATGAGATTCGCAATGCGGAGGATTTGAAGCTGCTGGCGAAAAACGTAAACAACGGCGAAAAATATGAAGACAAACACTTCCAGCTGACCGCAGATATTGACTTGGAGAACAAAGAATGGACACCCATCGGAACAGAGGATACCCTTTTTCAAGGAACCTTTGATGGCGGTAGGCATCAGATTGCCAATCTTAAAATATCCAACGGCGTAGAGTATGCCGGCTTATTCGGCAATGTATGGGGGGCGACCATCCAGAACTGCAATGTCACAGGGGAAATCAATGGATATAACCATACAGGCGGCATTGTGGGATATGCAAACAATAATACGTATATTTTGAATTGCTCCTTCCAAGGCAATGTGGAGGGAAATGGTGAGGATAAAGGCGGCATTGTCGGGCATACATCAATAGGCTGTGATGTCAGCGGCTGCTATGTAACAGGGACAGTGACAGGTGGTAGTGCGGTAGGCGGCATTGCCGGATGGGGCGTTGGCACAATCAAAAACTGCTATGCCTTGGCGGATGTAACAGCAGCAGGATACAATGCAGGCGGCATTGCCGGATATTATTGTAGTAATTTTACCATAGAAAACTGCTATTACAGCGGCAGGGTATCCGCAAGTTGGTCTGCAGGCGGCATTGCCGGAACTGCATTGGGAGGCACAATCCAAAATTGCGTTTCTCTGGCAGAAAGTGTGACAGGCAGTAATGCAAACCGCATTGCAGGGTACAAAAATGGTGGAACATTAACAGCTAATTACGCTTGGAACGGCACAAAGGTAAATAACGCAACCGTTCCTGCTGAAAACGCAGGAGGGGTAAACGGCGCAGACCTTACCTATGCAGGCGGAACACTTTCTCCGCAGTTCTCCGCAATTTTCGGCAATAATTCCGCATGGGAATTCACAGACAACGGCTTGCCGATATTGAAAGACACAGGCGGCACGCAGTCTGCATATCTTCCGCCTTATCTGACAGGAGAAGGCTTTTACGGAAAAGGCACAGCGGAAAACCCTTATGAGATTCGCAATGTCAATGATTTGAAGCTGCTGGCGGAAAAGGTAAACAGCGGAACGGACTACGCAGGCAAGTACTTCAAGCAGACCGCAGATATTGACTTGGAGAACGAACCAAATTGGACACCCATCGGAAAGTCGAACAATCCTTTTAAAGGAACTTTTGACGGCGATGGGCATCAGATTACCAACCTTAAAATAACAGGAGGGAGTTATGCCGGTTTATTCGGCTATACGAAAGGTGCTGTCATCAAAAACTGCAATGTCACAGGGGAAGTCAATGGATCTAACTATTCAGGCGGCATTGTGGGATATGCAAACGATAATACGCATATTTTGAATTGCTCCTTCCAAGGCGATGTGGAGGGAACAGGTGCATATGTAGGCGGCATTGTCGGGAATACATCAAGCGGCTGTGAAGTCAGCGGCTGCTTTGTAACAGGAAAGGTGGAAGGCTCGGAAAGTGTAGGCGGCATTGCAGGATGGGGTGCTGGTAAAATCAAAAACTGCTATGCCTTGGCAGATGTAACAGCAGCAGGAGACAGTGCAGGCGGCATTGCAGGATACGCTTTCGATGTTACCATAACCATAGAAAACTGCTATTACAGCGGCAATGTATCCGCAAAAAATTATAATTATGCAGGCGGCATTGCAGGAACTGCATTGGGAGGCACAATCCAAAATTGCGTTTCTCTGGCAGAAAGCGTGACAGGTGGCGACCTTGTAAACCGTATTGTAGGGTATGTGGGTTCTAATGCGAATGTAACTTTAACAAACAACTACAGCTACAACAGAACCAAGCTTGTGATTAACGGCAAACCAGCCTATCCGACAGGCGGTGCAGAGAACAACGTAAATGGTGCGGATGTTTATATTTCCAATGGTAGGGTTATGAAGGATGTGCCAAACCAAACTTTGTTTGATTGGGCGGCAAATGGCTTTACCGAGGAAAACGGCTGGTCAATCCCGACCAAAGCAGGCAAGCTCCCCTCTTTGCGTGAGGGTGAATATCCCGCCCTGCCCGACCGGCCCGAAGAGCCTGTGCCGACGAAAAAGCGCAGTGGCGGCGGCGGTACAGCACCCCAGACCTATACCGCGCAGTTCGATACAAACGGCGGCAGTGCGGTCGATAAGGTAAAAACGGATAAAAACGGCAAAATCGAAAGACCTGCCGACCCGACAAAAGAGGGCTACATTTTCGTCGGCTGGTATAGCGACAGCAAGCTGACCAAGCCCTTTGATTTCAGCGCAGAGCTGACCGCGAATAGCACGCTTTACGCAAAATGGAAAGAAAATAACGAAATTATCCTCACGATTGGCAGTCAGAAGATTTCTGTTTTCGGCAGAGAAATCCAAAATGACGTTGCCCCGAAAATCGTGAACGATAGAACCATGCTCCCGATTCGTATTGTGGCGGAAAGCCTTGGCGGAACTGTAACATGGAACGGCGAGCTGCAGCGCGTCACCATTCAGAAGGGCGCAGATGTCATTCTCATTACCATCGGCGCGGATACGGCGTATGTCAATGGCACGGCTGTGAAGCTGGATGCCGCGGCATTCGTGGAAAACGGCAGAACCTATCTGCCCCTGCGGTTCGTTTCCGAAACCCTTGGCGCACAGGTGGCATGGAATGAAGCCGAAAAAACAGTAACCATTACAAAATAA
- a CDS encoding TetR/AcrR family transcriptional regulator, with protein MSPRGKQTNGLLTQQKMLRAAVALFLESGYEKTTTAKIAKAAGMTQSSFFRAFASKEALLLELVRRMFGGQFALAEQHSGIEDPVLLYAVETSLQLHIAELTEPLRELYVVGYSLPTTSAYIYQSMAGRLQSIFGKYMPDLELKDFYEMEIASASIMRGFMAMPCDVYFTMEAKISRFLECSLKLYDVPQEQRKGVIAAVMQMDLRRMAEEIIQKTVAQAEEGFAALPALKK; from the coding sequence TTGTCTCCAAGAGGAAAACAAACGAATGGCTTGCTTACGCAACAGAAAATGCTGCGTGCGGCAGTAGCACTGTTTCTGGAAAGCGGCTACGAAAAAACCACAACGGCAAAAATTGCAAAGGCGGCAGGCATGACACAAAGCTCTTTCTTTCGGGCATTTGCGAGCAAGGAGGCACTGCTGCTGGAGCTGGTGCGGCGGATGTTCGGGGGACAGTTTGCCTTGGCGGAGCAGCATAGCGGCATCGAGGACCCGGTGCTTCTCTATGCGGTGGAAACATCGTTGCAGCTGCATATTGCGGAGCTGACAGAACCGCTGCGTGAGCTGTATGTGGTGGGGTATTCCCTGCCGACCACCTCGGCGTATATCTATCAGAGCATGGCAGGGCGGCTGCAGTCCATTTTCGGGAAATATATGCCCGATTTGGAATTGAAGGATTTCTACGAAATGGAAATTGCATCGGCAAGCATCATGCGGGGTTTCATGGCAATGCCGTGCGATGTTTATTTTACCATGGAAGCGAAAATTTCTCGCTTTCTGGAATGTTCGCTCAAGCTGTATGATGTGCCGCAGGAGCAGAGAAAGGGCGTAATTGCGGCGGTGATGCAAATGGATTTGCGGCGCATGGCAGAGGAAATTATTCAGAAGACAGTGGCACAGGCGGAGGAAGGCTTTGCGGCACTGCCTGCCCTCAAAAAATAA
- the panD gene encoding aspartate 1-decarboxylase, which translates to MYLNMLKGKIHRATVVQAELDYVGSITVDSDLLAAAGILEYEKVQIVDINNGERFETYTIAGEAGSGMICLNGAAARCVQKGDKIILMCYCQMTPEEAAVNPPKVVFVDEENKISRVSRYEKHGRLEDM; encoded by the coding sequence ATGTATTTGAATATGTTAAAGGGAAAAATTCACAGAGCGACTGTCGTACAGGCAGAATTGGATTATGTTGGCAGCATTACCGTTGATTCCGATTTGCTTGCCGCGGCAGGGATTCTGGAATATGAAAAGGTGCAGATTGTAGATATCAACAACGGAGAACGCTTTGAAACCTACACCATCGCAGGCGAAGCAGGCAGCGGCATGATTTGTCTGAACGGTGCGGCGGCGCGCTGTGTGCAAAAGGGTGATAAAATCATTCTGATGTGCTATTGCCAGATGACACCTGAGGAGGCGGCTGTGAATCCGCCGAAGGTTGTTTTCGTGGATGAGGAAAATAAAATCAGCCGTGTTTCCAGATATGAAAAGCACGGACGCTTGGAGGATATGTAA
- the panC gene encoding pantoate--beta-alanine ligase: protein MKIVKTISEVRAAVKAWRAEGLSVGLVPTMGFLHEGHKSLIDRAVKENDRVVVSDFVNPTQFGPTEDLASYPRDLERDATLCENAGAALLFNPEPSEMYAEDACTFVDMSGLTGELCGKSRPIHFRGVCTVVSKLFHIVAPDRAYFGQKDAQQLSVIRRMVRDLNFDIEIIGCPIVREADGLAKSSRNTYLNAEERKAALVLSQAVKLGQKLAADGEASADAITTAMKELIEKEPLARIDYVKAVDAVSVEPVSKMQPPVLVAMAVYIGKTRLIDNFIYEG from the coding sequence ATGAAAATCGTAAAAACTATCTCAGAAGTCAGAGCAGCAGTGAAGGCATGGAGAGCCGAGGGGCTTTCCGTTGGATTAGTTCCCACAATGGGCTTTCTTCACGAAGGACACAAGAGCTTGATCGACAGAGCGGTAAAGGAAAATGACAGAGTTGTTGTAAGTGACTTTGTAAACCCCACACAGTTCGGGCCTACAGAGGATCTGGCAAGCTACCCCAGAGATTTGGAACGCGATGCCACACTTTGCGAAAACGCAGGCGCTGCGCTTCTTTTTAACCCCGAACCCTCCGAAATGTACGCAGAGGATGCGTGTACCTTTGTGGATATGAGCGGACTGACAGGCGAGCTTTGCGGCAAGAGCAGACCCATTCACTTCCGTGGCGTTTGCACCGTTGTTTCCAAGCTGTTCCACATCGTAGCACCCGACCGTGCTTATTTCGGGCAGAAGGATGCACAGCAGCTTTCCGTTATCCGCCGCATGGTGCGTGATTTGAATTTTGATATTGAAATCATCGGCTGCCCTATTGTGCGTGAAGCAGACGGTCTGGCAAAAAGCTCCAGAAATACATACCTGAATGCAGAAGAACGCAAGGCCGCTCTGGTGCTGAGTCAGGCAGTGAAGCTGGGGCAGAAGCTGGCAGCAGATGGCGAAGCATCCGCAGATGCCATCACAACAGCTATGAAGGAATTGATTGAAAAAGAGCCTCTGGCACGCATTGATTATGTAAAAGCAGTGGATGCCGTTTCCGTTGAGCCTGTCAGCAAAATGCAGCCGCCCGTATTGGTTGCCATGGCGGTTTATATCGGCAAAACCAGATTGATTGATAACTTTATTTACGAAGGGTAA
- the panB gene encoding 3-methyl-2-oxobutanoate hydroxymethyltransferase — protein sequence MKNTVATLQQQKLDGDKITMLTAYDYSTAKLVDECGVNTILVGDSLGMVMLGYEDTISVTMEDMIHHTAAVTRGAKNALVVGDMPFMSYQTSVYDAVVNAGRLMKEGRCQAVKLEGGASVCPQIKAITEASIPVVAHIGLTPQSVNAFGGFKVQGKSEADARRLIEEAKAVEAAGAFAIVLECIPAKLAKLITESVSIPTIGIGAGADCDGQVLVYQDMLALFSDFKPKFVKHFANAGEVMKQGFTDYIKEVKEGTFPAAEHTFKIADDIINKLY from the coding sequence ATGAAAAACACAGTAGCTACCCTGCAGCAGCAAAAATTGGACGGAGACAAAATCACTATGCTGACCGCTTATGATTATTCCACAGCAAAGCTAGTGGATGAATGTGGCGTAAATACCATTTTGGTTGGCGACTCTTTGGGCATGGTTATGCTCGGCTATGAGGATACCATCTCCGTTACCATGGAGGATATGATTCACCACACCGCCGCTGTTACCAGAGGTGCAAAAAATGCACTCGTTGTCGGCGATATGCCCTTTATGAGCTACCAGACCTCCGTTTATGATGCCGTTGTGAATGCAGGCAGACTGATGAAGGAAGGCAGATGTCAGGCTGTCAAGCTGGAGGGCGGCGCGTCTGTTTGTCCCCAGATTAAAGCAATCACAGAGGCATCTATCCCCGTTGTGGCACACATCGGGCTGACCCCCCAGTCTGTCAATGCCTTCGGCGGCTTTAAGGTGCAGGGTAAGAGCGAGGCAGATGCACGCAGATTGATTGAAGAAGCAAAGGCAGTTGAGGCAGCAGGCGCATTTGCCATCGTTCTGGAATGTATCCCCGCAAAGCTGGCAAAGCTGATTACAGAAAGCGTTTCCATCCCTACCATCGGCATTGGCGCAGGTGCGGACTGCGATGGTCAGGTTTTGGTTTATCAGGATATGCTTGCGCTTTTCTCCGATTTTAAGCCGAAATTTGTAAAGCATTTTGCAAACGCAGGCGAAGTGATGAAGCAGGGCTTTACGGATTATATCAAAGAGGTTAAGGAAGGCACCTTCCCTGCCGCAGAGCATACCTTTAAAATCGCAGATGACATTATCAATAAATTGTACTAA
- a CDS encoding Rossmann-like and DUF2520 domain-containing protein — protein sequence MRAGFIGAGKVGFTLGKYLAMHGIEISGYYSRTPASAKEAAEFTQSRYYTSIEEITKDSDTLFLTVPDGAIGEIWDDMRNLPIKNKNICHCSGSIPSTVFFDAENRGAYRYSIHPLYAISSKATSYLDLGKACFTIEGSDAHLAELKALFSEMGNTVVAISPDSKALYHAAAVMVSNQIVALADMGTALLVKCGFSEAAAAEALSPLLLGNAQSVAEKGAVNALTGPIERGDAQTVSKHLQEIRKFAVESTVGQDILTAYTALSKQLIRIAQQKHPQKDYKHLEKELEQ from the coding sequence ATGAGAGCAGGTTTTATCGGAGCCGGAAAGGTCGGCTTCACACTGGGTAAATATCTTGCGATGCACGGCATCGAAATCAGCGGTTATTACAGCCGCACACCCGCCTCCGCAAAGGAGGCCGCAGAATTTACACAGAGCAGATACTATACAAGTATAGAAGAAATTACGAAAGACAGTGATACCCTTTTTCTCACTGTGCCGGATGGCGCAATCGGTGAGATATGGGATGACATGCGTAATCTGCCTATCAAAAATAAAAATATATGTCATTGCAGCGGTTCGATTCCATCGACCGTTTTTTTTGATGCAGAAAACAGAGGAGCCTATCGGTATTCAATTCATCCCCTGTATGCAATCAGCAGCAAAGCTACCTCCTATCTGGATTTGGGGAAGGCGTGCTTTACCATCGAAGGAAGTGACGCACATCTTGCGGAGCTAAAAGCACTGTTCAGCGAAATGGGAAACACCGTAGTTGCCATTTCGCCCGACAGCAAAGCCCTCTACCATGCAGCCGCAGTTATGGTCAGCAACCAGATTGTCGCACTGGCAGATATGGGCACCGCCCTGCTTGTCAAATGCGGCTTTTCCGAAGCGGCAGCAGCAGAGGCTTTATCTCCCCTTCTTCTGGGAAATGCGCAGAGCGTGGCAGAAAAGGGTGCGGTAAATGCACTTACAGGTCCCATCGAGCGTGGAGATGCCCAAACCGTATCGAAGCATTTGCAGGAGATACGGAAATTTGCAGTGGAAAGCACTGTAGGTCAGGATATTCTGACAGCCTACACCGCCCTTTCCAAACAGCTTATCAGAATTGCTCAGCAAAAGCACCCGCAGAAGGATTACAAGCATTTGGAAAAGGAGTTGGAACAATGA
- a CDS encoding GntT/GntP/DsdX family permease, with product MNFSVLILLIAIILFGVLAFRQMSALILAPVVTIFVIVLSGMPILDTLLQHFMPATSDYITKYFLIFFVGALFGAVYQFTGAAESIARTMGRFCGNHFVAPMIMCITGLLTFGGVSGFVVFFVVYPIALQMFKRANLTRRLIPAAISAGCWTWSMTAPGSPSIQNTIAMKSLGTTATAAFLPSLIATVAEFLMIFVWLECRARKFTAQGKLFDDASLKMQLSAEELEERSSDNLPHQGAQITLLGICKLTHKEVYFDIAVTQILIPILTLFIFIPLVSLGM from the coding sequence ATGAATTTTAGCGTATTGATTTTGCTGATCGCCATCATCCTCTTTGGCGTGCTGGCATTTCGACAAATGAGTGCCTTGATTCTGGCACCGGTTGTTACCATCTTTGTTATCGTGCTTTCCGGTATGCCCATTCTGGATACCCTGCTGCAGCACTTCATGCCTGCCACATCGGATTATATCACGAAGTATTTTCTGATTTTCTTTGTCGGCGCGCTCTTTGGTGCAGTCTATCAGTTCACAGGGGCGGCGGAATCCATTGCACGCACCATGGGACGCTTCTGCGGCAATCATTTTGTCGCTCCCATGATTATGTGTATCACAGGTCTTTTGACCTTCGGCGGTGTGAGCGGCTTTGTTGTATTCTTCGTGGTTTACCCCATTGCTTTGCAGATGTTCAAGCGTGCCAATCTGACACGCCGCCTGATTCCTGCGGCAATTTCGGCCGGCTGCTGGACATGGTCCATGACAGCACCCGGCTCTCCCTCCATTCAGAACACCATCGCCATGAAAAGCTTAGGCACAACTGCAACGGCAGCCTTCCTCCCCTCCCTGATTGCTACCGTAGCAGAGTTCCTGATGATTTTCGTTTGGCTGGAATGCAGAGCCAGAAAATTTACGGCGCAGGGCAAGCTCTTTGATGACGCAAGCCTGAAAATGCAGCTTTCCGCAGAGGAATTGGAGGAACGCTCCTCCGATAACCTGCCTCATCAGGGCGCACAAATCACGTTACTCGGAATCTGTAAGCTGACACATAAGGAGGTGTACTTTGATATTGCTGTCACACAGATTTTGATTCCCATTCTGACATTGTTTATCTTCATTCCTCTGGTTTCTCTGGGAATGTAG
- a CDS encoding enoyl-CoA hydratase/isomerase family protein, translating to MIYTGKHIDAQTALRYGLVNRVVPAEALLDEAKALMDDILKVSPMAIKYAKLSINKGADMDLMNALEVEKDLVGLCFATEDKQVGMQAFLEKRKPNFR from the coding sequence ATGATTTACACAGGCAAGCACATTGATGCACAGACAGCCCTGCGTTACGGTCTGGTAAACAGAGTGGTTCCCGCAGAGGCTCTGCTGGATGAAGCAAAGGCACTGATGGATGATATTTTAAAGGTGTCCCCAATGGCAATCAAGTATGCAAAGCTCTCTATCAACAAGGGCGCAGATATGGATTTGATGAATGCTTTGGAGGTAGAGAAGGACTTGGTTGGGCTTTGCTTCGCAACTGAGGATAAGCAGGTTGGGATGCAGGCGTTCCTGGAAAAACGCAAACCCAATTTCCGTTAA
- a CDS encoding enoyl-CoA hydratase-related protein, which translates to MKNLNTNALENLKLDLENHVLIVTMNRPKALNALNNQTLDELQMVFDYVSKENDIYGVIITGEGRGFVAGADIVQMQPYRSEQGRDCLV; encoded by the coding sequence ATGAAAAACCTGAACACAAACGCACTGGAAAACCTGAAGCTGGATCTGGAAAACCATGTACTCATCGTTACTATGAACCGCCCCAAGGCGCTGAACGCTCTGAACAATCAGACCTTGGATGAGCTGCAGATGGTATTCGATTATGTAAGCAAAGAAAATGACATCTACGGCGTTATCATCACAGGCGAAGGCAGAGGCTTTGTTGCAGGCGCAGACATCGTGCAGATGCAGCCCTACAGAAGTGAACAGGGCAGAGACTGCCTCGTCTGA
- a CDS encoding sigma 54-interacting transcriptional regulator produces the protein MTEINQDKRYKYIFDEILTLTDDGFVVVDNHDVITDINEQYCQYLKTTREYAIGRSIAEIIPNTKMIDIVNYAYQEEGAILRLSEKSDDDSDRIFLVNRSAVYDENHNVIAGVAQVKFRLQTLDSAKKLMRKYSEYEFYREEYRSRNSSQYSFDKIVGNSPRFAEVKKAGYKAAKTMFPVLLTGETGTGKEVFANAIHNNGEQREKPMVSINCAAIPNELLESELFGYEEGAFTGAKKGGKKGKFELASGGTLFLDEIGDMPLGMQAKLLRVLQEKEISKYELQKR, from the coding sequence ATAACAGAAATAAATCAAGACAAACGATACAAATACATCTTTGACGAGATACTGACGCTGACCGATGACGGCTTCGTCGTTGTCGATAACCATGATGTGATTACAGATATAAACGAGCAATACTGCCAATACCTGAAAACCACCAGAGAGTATGCCATCGGCAGAAGTATTGCAGAGATTATCCCCAATACAAAAATGATTGACATTGTCAATTATGCCTACCAAGAGGAAGGCGCCATTCTTCGCCTAAGCGAAAAATCGGACGATGATTCGGACAGAATCTTTCTGGTAAACCGCTCCGCCGTATATGACGAAAACCACAATGTCATTGCAGGCGTGGCACAGGTAAAATTCCGACTGCAAACTCTGGATTCTGCAAAGAAGCTGATGCGGAAATATTCCGAATATGAATTTTACAGAGAGGAATACCGCAGCAGAAACAGCTCGCAATATTCCTTCGATAAAATCGTCGGCAACAGCCCACGCTTTGCAGAGGTCAAAAAGGCAGGCTATAAAGCCGCCAAGACCATGTTCCCCGTTCTGCTGACAGGCGAAACAGGCACAGGCAAGGAGGTTTTCGCCAACGCCATCCACAACAACGGAGAGCAGCGGGAAAAGCCGATGGTCAGCATTAACTGTGCCGCCATTCCCAATGAGCTTTTGGAAAGTGAGCTGTTCGGATACGAAGAGGGTGCTTTCACAGGGGCGAAAAAGGGCGGCAAAAAGGGAAAATTTGAGCTGGCAAGCGGCGGAACGCTTTTTCTGGATGAAATCGGGGATATGCCCTTAGGGATGCAGGCAAAGCTGCTGCGTGTGCTGCAGGAAAAGGAGATTTCAAAATATGAGCTGCAAAAAAGATAA
- a CDS encoding recombinase family protein: MPYCIYLRKSRADAEAELLGEGETLARHEKTLLALAKKLKLPITKIYKEILSGETIAGRPVMQQLLQDVEAGIWQGVLVMEVERLGRGNTLDQGIILNAFKYSSTKIITPMKSYDPNDEFDEEYFEFSQFMSRREYKTILRRMQRGREASVKEGKFAGSIAPFGYRRVKLPQEKGFTLEIEDAEAAAVRLAYELYAYGDPQPDGTFADIGRATIAKRLDQMGIRNRKGGTWATASVTRMLQNPVYIGKVHWNRRPEKKHTENGKIKKTRPLAENYLLVDGLHEPIISEELWNLAQAKMRQHYRPTGVNGVMQNPLAGLVHCSYCGNAMQRRPYLKTGQPASLICHTHFCPQISSPLYMVEGKILEALSLWMKQHEPTWEDESSINVFSTKIMALEHTIADMEQELQGLQFQFEKIFEFLETGIYTPEVFTARNKTLSEKMAEIRSAIEETQAELSNLKAARKNQVSMIPKIKNILDTYETLTPAEKNKLLKEVLDHVEYHKKIKGKKNVSADNFEIILFPKISPEN, encoded by the coding sequence ATGCCGTATTGCATTTATTTGAGAAAATCAAGAGCAGATGCAGAGGCGGAGCTGCTGGGCGAAGGCGAAACCCTTGCCCGCCACGAAAAAACTCTGCTTGCCTTGGCAAAAAAATTAAAATTACCAATTACTAAAATCTATAAAGAAATCCTCTCCGGCGAAACCATCGCCGGCCGCCCCGTCATGCAGCAGCTCCTTCAGGATGTGGAAGCCGGCATCTGGCAGGGCGTTCTTGTCATGGAGGTGGAGCGTCTCGGTCGTGGCAATACTCTGGATCAGGGCATTATTTTAAATGCCTTCAAGTATAGCTCCACAAAAATTATCACTCCCATGAAGTCTTATGACCCAAATGATGAATTTGATGAGGAATATTTTGAATTTTCCCAGTTTATGTCCCGTCGGGAATATAAAACCATCCTCCGCCGCATGCAGCGTGGGCGTGAGGCATCCGTAAAAGAGGGAAAGTTTGCAGGCTCTATTGCCCCCTTCGGCTATCGTCGGGTAAAGCTGCCGCAGGAAAAAGGCTTCACTCTGGAAATAGAAGACGCTGAAGCCGCAGCAGTAAGGCTGGCTTATGAATTGTACGCCTATGGAGACCCGCAGCCGGATGGTACCTTTGCCGATATTGGCCGCGCCACCATTGCTAAGCGTCTGGATCAGATGGGCATCCGCAATCGTAAAGGCGGCACATGGGCAACCGCATCCGTCACCCGTATGCTGCAAAATCCTGTATATATCGGGAAAGTCCATTGGAATCGCCGCCCCGAAAAAAAACATACGGAAAATGGAAAAATCAAAAAAACGCGTCCTCTGGCAGAAAATTATTTGCTCGTTGATGGTCTGCATGAACCCATCATCTCAGAAGAACTTTGGAATCTTGCACAGGCGAAAATGAGGCAGCATTATAGACCAACAGGTGTAAATGGAGTCATGCAAAATCCTTTGGCAGGTCTTGTCCATTGCTCCTATTGCGGAAATGCCATGCAGCGCCGCCCTTATCTCAAAACAGGACAACCTGCATCCCTTATCTGCCACACGCATTTTTGCCCGCAGATTTCTTCCCCCCTTTATATGGTGGAAGGAAAAATTCTGGAAGCCCTCTCCTTGTGGATGAAGCAGCATGAACCGACATGGGAAGATGAATCCTCTATAAATGTATTCTCCACAAAAATCATGGCACTGGAGCACACCATTGCAGATATGGAACAGGAACTGCAAGGTCTGCAATTCCAGTTTGAAAAGATTTTTGAATTTCTGGAAACGGGAATTTATACCCCCGAAGTATTCACCGCCAGAAATAAAACTCTGTCTGAAAAAATGGCAGAAATCAGATCCGCAATCGAAGAAACACAGGCAGAGCTTTCCAATCTGAAAGCAGCAAGAAAAAATCAAGTTTCCATGATTCCTAAAATCAAAAATATTCTGGATACCTATGAAACGCTTACCCCTGCCGAAAAGAATAAGCTTTTAAAAGAGGTGCTGGATCACGTTGAATATCATAAAAAAATAAAAGGGAAAAAGAATGTGTCTGCCGACAATTTTGAAATCATCCTCTTCCCCAAAATATCACCCGAAAACTAA